One Eubacteriales bacterium mix99 genomic window carries:
- a CDS encoding glycoside hydrolase family 13 protein, whose translation MNKAAIYHRPDSEYAYLYDKDTMHIRLRTAKGDMEQVWLLHGDPYDLYFKHWYKSPLRMTKILSTDCCDYWLAKVTSQSRRLSYGFFLKGIDDTEIFFGDRGFLPLEEPLLQDTNNYFRMPYFHEIDRCKAPDWVRKTVWYQIFPERFANGDPDNDPKGTLPWGSVSPGHDDFFGGDLQGVIDHLDYLLDLGINGIYFCPIFKAHSNHKYDTIDYFKIDPAFGDETVFKQLVEECHKRGIKVMLDAVFNHIGDRSPQWKDVLKNGADSRYADWFHVNEFPATYQEEEGVDIASHLTYDTFAFTPHMPKLNTANPEVQEYLLSIARFWIEKYDIDAWRLDVANEIDHTFWKKFRKVCNNSKKNFYILGEAWNSSQSWLQGDEFHAVMNYVYTDAILKYFVKRKISVHTMVGRINNQLMLYRDQTNQVQFNILDSHDTPRLLTDANGDKDLMKQVMAFTYIQPGVPCLFYGDEVGLTGGMDPDCRQCMIWEEGKQDRRLFQFVKKLIAVRRSQQKILSEGTVHWAEASEESGIIIYERIYGDTILRGVFNTGEHSETADLNGEVILDNLAKVSGQTVNIEKKGFVLMILPNPPG comes from the coding sequence ATGAACAAGGCAGCAATTTATCACCGCCCGGACAGCGAATATGCTTATCTGTATGACAAGGATACCATGCACATCCGTTTACGGACTGCAAAAGGCGACATGGAACAGGTTTGGCTGTTGCATGGAGATCCTTACGACCTGTATTTCAAGCACTGGTACAAAAGCCCACTCAGGATGACAAAAATTCTTTCCACGGACTGCTGTGATTATTGGCTTGCAAAGGTTACTTCGCAATCCAGGCGGCTTTCCTACGGCTTTTTCCTGAAAGGAATCGATGACACAGAAATATTTTTTGGCGACCGTGGTTTTCTCCCTTTGGAAGAGCCGCTCCTTCAGGACACAAACAACTATTTCCGCATGCCATACTTTCATGAAATTGACCGCTGCAAGGCACCGGATTGGGTCAGAAAAACCGTTTGGTATCAAATCTTTCCGGAACGCTTTGCCAACGGGGATCCAGATAATGACCCAAAGGGGACTCTTCCCTGGGGATCCGTATCACCGGGCCACGATGACTTTTTCGGCGGGGATCTGCAGGGAGTGATTGATCATCTCGATTACCTGCTGGATCTGGGAATCAACGGGATCTATTTCTGCCCCATATTTAAGGCGCATTCCAATCACAAATACGATACGATAGATTATTTCAAAATCGATCCTGCCTTCGGGGATGAAACGGTCTTCAAACAATTAGTGGAAGAGTGCCATAAACGCGGAATCAAGGTGATGCTGGATGCTGTTTTCAATCACATCGGAGACCGTTCGCCGCAATGGAAGGACGTCCTGAAAAACGGGGCAGATTCCCGCTATGCAGATTGGTTCCATGTCAATGAATTTCCGGCAACATATCAGGAAGAGGAGGGAGTGGATATAGCCTCCCATCTGACTTATGACACGTTCGCATTTACCCCGCATATGCCGAAGCTGAATACGGCGAACCCGGAAGTGCAGGAGTATTTACTGAGCATTGCCCGCTTCTGGATCGAAAAGTACGATATTGATGCCTGGCGGCTGGATGTAGCCAATGAAATTGATCATACCTTCTGGAAAAAATTCCGAAAAGTCTGTAACAATTCCAAGAAGAATTTTTATATTTTGGGAGAAGCATGGAATTCCTCCCAAAGCTGGCTGCAGGGCGATGAATTCCATGCCGTTATGAATTATGTCTATACCGATGCGATTTTGAAATACTTTGTAAAAAGAAAAATCAGTGTCCATACCATGGTGGGGCGAATCAACAATCAGCTGATGCTTTATCGGGATCAGACCAATCAGGTGCAGTTCAATATTCTGGATTCCCATGATACACCGCGCCTGTTAACGGATGCAAACGGGGATAAGGATCTGATGAAACAGGTCATGGCATTTACCTATATCCAGCCTGGTGTCCCCTGCCTGTTTTATGGAGATGAGGTCGGACTGACCGGCGGAATGGATCCGGATTGCCGTCAATGTATGATCTGGGAAGAGGGCAAACAGGACCGCAGACTGTTTCAATTTGTAAAAAAGCTGATTGCTGTCCGCCGCAGCCAGCAAAAAATCCTATCGGAAGGCACCGTCCATTGGGCCGAGGCTTCCGAAGAATCCGGCATCATCATTTATGAACGGATTTACGGCGATACCATCCTGCGGGGCGTGTTCAATACCGGAGAGCATTCCGAAACGGCAGATTTGAACGGCGAAGTGATCCTGGATAATCTGGCAAAGGTTTCAGGTCAAACAGTGAACATTGAGAAAAAGGGATTCGTATTAATGATCCTCCCGAATCCTCCCGGCTAA
- a CDS encoding HAD-IA family hydrolase codes for MTFIAAIWDFDGTLFNTYPGILKAFERVLEENGVKGDPEKILKLMKDYSVGHAHRYYKEHYPLKDDFMDRYHEYETGLDKRIARPYPYAREVCRDIKNSGGMNFLFTHRGRTAVEYLKLHDMAKYFTEMVTKEKGLKSKPAPDPFLYFVDKYHLDKDSVLSIGDRNIEVLSAKAAGIKSCFFKSNDAALTSEPDYTVDSLAGLYPILGIKPAACN; via the coding sequence ATGACATTTATAGCAGCCATTTGGGATTTTGACGGCACTTTATTCAATACTTACCCGGGAATCCTGAAAGCCTTTGAAAGGGTATTGGAAGAGAACGGAGTAAAGGGAGATCCGGAGAAAATTCTGAAATTGATGAAGGATTATTCAGTGGGTCATGCGCATCGGTATTATAAGGAACATTACCCCCTGAAAGATGACTTTATGGATCGCTATCATGAATATGAAACCGGACTGGACAAACGGATTGCCCGGCCTTATCCCTATGCCAGGGAAGTCTGCAGGGACATCAAAAACAGCGGCGGCATGAACTTTCTGTTTACGCATCGGGGAAGAACTGCTGTGGAATATCTGAAGCTTCACGATATGGCAAAATATTTTACGGAGATGGTAACAAAGGAAAAAGGCCTGAAGTCCAAGCCTGCCCCGGATCCTTTTCTGTATTTTGTCGATAAGTATCATCTGGACAAGGACAGTGTTCTTTCCATAGGAGATCGCAATATTGAGGTTCTGTCCGCCAAAGCAGCAGGGATCAAATCATGCTTTTTCAAAAGCAATGATGCAGCCCTGACATCCGAACCGGATTATACTGTGGATTCCCTGGCGGGACTCTACCCGATCCTTGGCATCAAGCCAGCAGCGTGCAATTGA
- a CDS encoding glycoside hydrolase family 13 protein: MNQEAIRHAGTYPDIYLKDRRTLVVGLRTARKDVTGCCVVYFPRTDKQKIKEARMQCILRDARFDYYQLEISFSKVARYQKYYFEINDHGKLWYLTAWGIGEQIPEDGYFEFLYANGTEVVKVPEWSRGLVYYQIFPERFYNGDTVNDPKGCMKWGSPPTRDNYMGGDLEGILRKMDYLADLGVECIYLTAIFEADFNHKYATTDYYKIDSSFGTEDTLRHLVKEAHSRGMKIILDGVFNHTGIHFKPFQDVLKNQEHSDYRDWFYITEYPVRISHHCYECVGAYEYMPKLNTANPKVRSYLLRVMEYWIREFQIDGWRLDVADEVDESLWMEARIRLKAKYPDILLLGETWGDGLRLMNGTQMDCIMNYVFRDAVRDFLALERIDGSGFDAGIQTMLSHYPESVNQAMFLPLDSHDTERFLYDCGGDKKKLILAVCLQMTFPGAPSVYYGDEVGMTGANDPDCRRCMVWEEEKQDSSLFSIYRKLILLRKQEKCIKTGGFAVNVCEGRVYGYVRYDDKDELCIILNAGEEGRTVNVPVFNKRQYMDLAEKQVYRVQDGNKSTWLNSDMWHYEGMVKIFLKPYSAKILKGEPAKEDPAR; this comes from the coding sequence GTGAATCAGGAAGCAATCCGACATGCGGGAACTTATCCTGACATTTATCTGAAGGACCGAAGAACCTTAGTGGTCGGTCTGCGCACGGCGAGAAAGGATGTCACCGGCTGCTGTGTCGTTTACTTTCCAAGAACAGATAAGCAGAAGATAAAGGAAGCCCGAATGCAATGCATATTGCGTGATGCACGGTTCGATTATTATCAGCTTGAAATATCTTTCAGCAAGGTTGCCCGGTATCAGAAATACTATTTTGAAATCAACGATCATGGAAAGCTGTGGTATCTGACCGCATGGGGGATTGGGGAGCAGATACCGGAAGATGGTTATTTTGAGTTTCTATACGCCAATGGAACCGAAGTTGTAAAGGTGCCGGAGTGGAGCAGGGGACTGGTATACTATCAGATCTTTCCGGAGCGTTTTTATAACGGGGATACTGTCAATGATCCCAAAGGCTGCATGAAATGGGGCAGTCCTCCGACCCGGGATAATTATATGGGAGGAGATCTGGAAGGCATACTCCGGAAGATGGATTACCTGGCCGATCTGGGAGTTGAGTGTATTTATCTCACTGCCATTTTTGAAGCGGATTTCAACCACAAGTATGCGACAACGGATTATTATAAAATTGATTCCTCCTTTGGGACAGAGGATACATTGCGGCATCTTGTAAAAGAGGCGCATTCCAGGGGAATGAAAATTATTCTGGACGGTGTTTTCAACCATACCGGCATTCACTTCAAGCCCTTTCAGGATGTATTGAAAAATCAGGAGCATTCGGATTACCGGGACTGGTTTTATATTACAGAGTATCCGGTCCGGATTTCCCACCACTGCTATGAGTGTGTGGGGGCCTATGAATACATGCCAAAATTAAATACGGCAAATCCCAAAGTCCGGTCCTATCTCCTGCGCGTGATGGAATATTGGATCCGGGAATTTCAAATTGACGGATGGCGTTTGGATGTGGCGGATGAAGTGGATGAAAGTCTGTGGATGGAAGCACGGATCCGGCTCAAGGCAAAGTATCCTGACATCCTGCTGTTGGGTGAAACCTGGGGAGATGGACTTCGCCTGATGAATGGGACACAGATGGACTGCATTATGAATTATGTTTTCAGGGATGCCGTAAGGGATTTTCTTGCGCTTGAGCGGATTGACGGGTCCGGATTTGATGCCGGAATTCAAACGATGCTCTCGCATTACCCGGAGTCTGTGAATCAGGCAATGTTTCTGCCATTGGACAGTCATGATACGGAACGCTTTCTGTATGACTGCGGAGGTGATAAGAAAAAGCTGATTCTGGCGGTTTGTCTGCAGATGACCTTTCCGGGTGCTCCCTCTGTTTATTATGGGGATGAGGTGGGAATGACCGGCGCAAATGATCCGGATTGCAGACGATGCATGGTCTGGGAGGAAGAAAAGCAGGACAGTTCGCTGTTTTCCATCTATCGAAAATTGATCCTTTTGAGGAAACAGGAGAAATGTATCAAAACCGGCGGGTTTGCGGTCAATGTATGTGAAGGAAGAGTATATGGATATGTCCGGTATGATGATAAGGATGAACTGTGTATTATCCTGAATGCCGGGGAAGAAGGCAGGACCGTGAATGTTCCGGTGTTTAATAAAAGACAGTATATGGATTTGGCTGAAAAACAGGTTTACAGGGTTCAGGACGGGAATAAAAGTACCTGGCTGAATTCCGACATGTGGCATTATGAAGGCATGGTGAAAATCTTTCTGAAACCATACAGTGCAAAAATATTGAAGGGAGAGCCGGCAAAAGAAGACCCTGCCCGTTGA